TCGAGAAACTATCATTTTCCTACGGAGACCAGCGAGTAATTGAAAATCTTGATTTTATGGTCCAGGAAAGGGATTTTGTCGGGATTATCGGTTCAAACGGGGCGGGCAAAACGACATTACTGCGGATGTTGGTTGGACTATTACCTCCAGCCGAGGGAGATATCAAGCTATTCGGACAGTCGATCCGCCGTTTTAAAGATTGGGAACGGATTGGTTATGTTCCGCAAAAAAATGCGTTTAACCCATTGTTCCCTGCGACGGTACGGGAAGTCGTGATGTCCGGCTTGTACAACAACAAGAATATGTTCCGCCGCATGTCTCGTAAATGTCAGCAGCAGTGCACAGATGCCCTGCAAGTGATGCGGATCGAGGATCTAGCGAACAAACGAATTGGACAACTGTCCGGCGGACAGCAACAGCGTGTATTTTTGGCACGGGCGCTTATTAATCACCCTGATCTGTTGATTCTGGATGAACCGACGGTGGGCATTGATGCGGAATCCCAGGCCAGCTTTTTCGAACTGATTACCCATATGCATGAACATCACCGGATGACATTCCTGATGGTATCACATGATATGGATCGGATGGAGAGTTATCTCGGTTCCAAAGCAGCGGTGACGAACGGAAAGATTCATTTCCATGTTCGTCACTCCCATGAGGTGGAAGACTGTGCCGAGACTAATTTGCAGCATACCACCACCCAGGTTCGTTAGACGCGAGTGCGCAACCAGATTAGAGCAAGGCCGAAGGAGTCGTGTGTGTTTTGGAAATATTAATGAGTGATTTTTTTCAGCGGGCGCTGGCGGGTGGATTGCTAATCGGCATCACCGCACCGTTGATCGGATTGTTTCTGGTGCTGCGCCGTTTATCCATGATCGGGGATACCCTGTCACATGTAACGATTGCGGGGGTTGCACTCGGATTCCTGATTGAAGTGTATCCGATTGCGGTGGGACTTATTTTTGCCGTGCTCGCATCATTTGCGATAGAGAAACTTCGCAAGGCTTACAAAAGTTACGCCGAGTTATCGATTGCGATTATCATGTCCGGTGGAGTAGCGCTGGCTTCGTTGTTCTTCACACTGGGCAAAGGATACAATACAGATGTTATGAGTTACCTGTTCGGCAGTATTTATACACTAGACTCCACGGATTTGAAGCTGGTTGGTGTGGTCACGCTGATCGTGGTCATCGTTGTAGCGCTGTTACATAAGGAGTTTTTCCTGCTCAGCTTTGAAGAGGATGCCGCAGCGGTTACCGGATTGCCCGTGAAAGTGCTTAACATGTTGATTACCGTGATGACAGCTCTTGTTATTAGTACGGCGATCAAAATCGTCGGCGCATTGCTAGTATCCGCATTGCTGACCATTCCGGTAGCTGTCAGCTTGCTAATGGCACGAAGTTTCAAATCGGCGATTATATTGTCCGTGGTCATTGGCGAAATTGCTGTGGTCATTGGACTGGTTGTGGCCGGGATCTGGAACCTTGCACCGGGAGCAACGATTGTACTTTTGCTTATCATGATGCTGATTCTTACGATGATTGGAAAAAAAGGGTTCCGAGCCTGAGTCTGAACGTGAGCAAGTGAGCCCCAGGGAAGGGAGACATCCGCTTCATGCCTGATGTTAATGTGTGGCTGGCTTTTGTAGCAGGATTAGCTTCGTTTATATCGCCATGCTGTCTTCCGCTGTATCCTTCGTATCTTTCCTACATTACGGGGATGACGGTACAACGGTTGAAGGATGAACGCAATCAGCGTGAAGTTCGCTTCAAGACATTGACTCACACGCTGGCGTTTATTTTGGGCTTCTCGGCTGTGTTTTATTCGCTCGGGCTGGGAGCCGGATTATTTGGTCAATTTTTCAATGATAACCGTGATCTTATTCGTCAATTATCCGCAATCTTGATTATGTTAATGGGTTTATTTTTGCTTGGTTTGTTCAAACCTCAGTTTCTGATGAAAGAGCGCAAGCTGGATATGAAATGGAAACCAGCGGGTTACTTGGGCTCATTTATTTTTGGCATTGGTTTCTCGGCAGGCTGGTCGCCTTGTATTGGACCGATTTTGACTGCTATCATCGCGATGGCTGCGAGCGAACCAACCACCTGGTTGGCTTTGATTACGGGTTACACGGCCGGATTTGCGTTACCGTTCTTCATTCTGGCCTTTTTCATCGGTTCTACACGCTGGATCTTGCGTTATTCCAATATCATGATGAAAGCCGGGGGCGCATTAATGTTGTTCCTCGGCGTGCTGTTATTCACGGATCAGATGACGAAAATCACGATCTGGCTACAGCAAA
Above is a window of Paenibacillus sp. E222 DNA encoding:
- a CDS encoding cytochrome c biogenesis CcdA family protein; the protein is MPDVNVWLAFVAGLASFISPCCLPLYPSYLSYITGMTVQRLKDERNQREVRFKTLTHTLAFILGFSAVFYSLGLGAGLFGQFFNDNRDLIRQLSAILIMLMGLFLLGLFKPQFLMKERKLDMKWKPAGYLGSFIFGIGFSAGWSPCIGPILTAIIAMAASEPTTWLALITGYTAGFALPFFILAFFIGSTRWILRYSNIMMKAGGALMLFLGVLLFTDQMTKITIWLQQITPDWMII
- a CDS encoding metal ABC transporter permease, giving the protein MEILMSDFFQRALAGGLLIGITAPLIGLFLVLRRLSMIGDTLSHVTIAGVALGFLIEVYPIAVGLIFAVLASFAIEKLRKAYKSYAELSIAIIMSGGVALASLFFTLGKGYNTDVMSYLFGSIYTLDSTDLKLVGVVTLIVVIVVALLHKEFFLLSFEEDAAAVTGLPVKVLNMLITVMTALVISTAIKIVGALLVSALLTIPVAVSLLMARSFKSAIILSVVIGEIAVVIGLVVAGIWNLAPGATIVLLLIMMLILTMIGKKGFRA
- a CDS encoding metal ABC transporter ATP-binding protein; this translates as MQQIMPLCHDPIIEIEKLSFSYGDQRVIENLDFMVQERDFVGIIGSNGAGKTTLLRMLVGLLPPAEGDIKLFGQSIRRFKDWERIGYVPQKNAFNPLFPATVREVVMSGLYNNKNMFRRMSRKCQQQCTDALQVMRIEDLANKRIGQLSGGQQQRVFLARALINHPDLLILDEPTVGIDAESQASFFELITHMHEHHRMTFLMVSHDMDRMESYLGSKAAVTNGKIHFHVRHSHEVEDCAETNLQHTTTQVR